The sequence GGCAAACCCACCGCGTGGATGGCTTCGCAGATTCAAACATCGCATACGCATCTTGCGTGCACAGAAAATCGACTACGCGGTTACGAAAGCGGACCTGATGGAGGGCCTGGCGCTGGCACGGTATCCCGGCACCTTTGCATCCAACCCTCAAACTGCTCGCCTGCGAGCGATCAAGTTGCTAAACCAAGCCCGTGATGCAGCACAAAGCCAAGGGCTGATACCGGCCGCAATGGTCGCTGCCGACGAACTTGATCGGCTCAACGGGATCGAAGAACCGTCCCGCCTGATCACCATGTTAACCGAACAAGGGATCCGGGATCCTGCCGCCTACGCCAGACTTTACGGCGGCTAAGGCGGACTGTTGATATTCGGGCTTGCAATACCAACGACGGCGGATGGCAGGCTGACTGTACCGTATGCCATCAATCAACAGACCGCAATGGATCTGTTTTCGATTGCGGGTGACATACCGAAATAAATAGCAGCGGAGTTTGATCACTCCGAACTTCGATCACCCCGAATCTGATCACCCTGAGTCGAGTGACGCGAAACTCCTTAGGCGGCGCGACTTAGCGGTTGCTGGTCCGAGGCCGGAATGCGGAAGGTTTCCGCTTGCTGGTCGACTCGTAACACACCGCTTGTATCGATCAACTTGTCAACAGCAGCGGCAGCCAATGGAGCCGTCGCTCGTGCGATCGCCGACCCCAAACCGGTCTGAAAAACGGTCGTTGTCATGCGTCCGAACGCTTTGCCCCAACCGCCGTTACCCGTGATGTGATCCGAGATCGCTTGCAAACGACGATGGTTCTCGACGATTTGCAAGTCATAGTCGGACTCGCCAGATTCCGGTGCGTTGATGGTGCAGTCACGACTGACGACACTGCGCCAGCCCGCTTGTCCAGCCAACAACCCAGTCACCACCGATGCCTCGATGATGTCATTGCCACGATACGCGTTGGTGACGCTTCGCAGCAGGTCACGACGCCAGAAACTGGCGGTCAAAAACCCGCCCTCGACGTTGCGGCATTGACGTGCAGTGACGTCTTCTTTGCCTGCGGCGACCAGGTCACAAGCCGACGCGAGTGAACGCCGCCAACCGGCGTACGCGATCTCGGTTTCGTCAGCGTAACGCACGACGGGGACCACGCATCCACATTGGCTGGATTCGAATTCGGCGGTTGCCGCTTCGGTCCAGTTCGCGGTCACCACATGACCACCGCCGACCACATGAATGAATCGGCCGTGGGCTTGCTGGGCTGCTGCGCTGATCAAGTTCATCCATCGCGGGCTTTCCGCATCAATGAACTGAACTTCATCGCCTAGATCGAACGGGTCGTCGTAGTCGCCAGCATGCGGCACGAAAACTTCGCAGTCGTCAGGGCGATGTTGCAAGACACTGACTAACGAGCTCTCAAACGCTTCAGCCTTACCGACATGGGGAACAACGATCGTCAACCGTGGAATGTTTGGGAACTTGGGCACTGGTGCACCTTCCTGGATCACGCCTTAAATCGCTGGGCTTACGATACGCTTTTGCATTGCCCGGCGGGGATATATCGCGGTCTATCCAGACCACGACGCTGAGGTATGGTTTCGGTAGTCCGGCTTGAGTCAGTTGAGGCGATTGATCAAGGGAGCCGCGAAATCCGCTAAGTCCTCCATCGCGACTTCGTCTGGATTCACTAACCCGCACAGCTTGCCAACCCGATGGTTCCAACCGGTACGAATGCCCGCCTTGGAGCACTCACTCTGCCCTTGAACCTGCCGTCAGAGGAGTAGAACGGAACA is a genomic window of Neorhodopirellula lusitana containing:
- a CDS encoding glycosyltransferase family 2 protein: MPKFPNIPRLTIVVPHVGKAEAFESSLVSVLQHRPDDCEVFVPHAGDYDDPFDLGDEVQFIDAESPRWMNLISAAAQQAHGRFIHVVGGGHVVTANWTEAATAEFESSQCGCVVPVVRYADETEIAYAGWRRSLASACDLVAAGKEDVTARQCRNVEGGFLTASFWRRDLLRSVTNAYRGNDIIEASVVTGLLAGQAGWRSVVSRDCTINAPESGESDYDLQIVENHRRLQAISDHITGNGGWGKAFGRMTTTVFQTGLGSAIARATAPLAAAAVDKLIDTSGVLRVDQQAETFRIPASDQQPLSRAA